In Cryptomeria japonica chromosome 5, Sugi_1.0, whole genome shotgun sequence, the genomic window CTCAAATTGACCGTCATGCACATGCACTCCAAGCCCTCTGGAATGAATCTGCACCTTACGCGTGCAGTGGTTTGATTGGATGACCTAGTACTTTAAAACCTGGCATTTGATTGGTTGCGTGACACATCGCCCTTCCTGTGATTTGACATTGCGTGGTCGGCGCATATTCTCCAATGAAATCCTATTCCAACGAAATAGAAACATTAAATCCTTCAATGCCACACTTGCCCACATCATAGAGAAAACTCTTCACAGTTTACATAATTTCACCATGAATTTTGCAGGCACAATGCTCATACTAATGGGGCTTCTGCTCCTCTCTGGTACAACCAAGCTTATCATGGCTGAAGAATCATCTCAGGCTACTGTGACTGCACATTGCTTAAGCTGGAGATTAAATGTAGAAGCAAATAATCTTCGCCACTGGAAAGTTGTTCCTGAAGAATGTATAGAATATGTAGGGACTTATATGCTGAATGGAGATTATGAAAGAGATTTGGCAGCAGTCATTGAGCAGGCTGTAATTTATGCCAGGCAATTTAGCCCTGGAGAGGATGATGGAAGGGATGCTTGGGTGTTGGATGTGGATGAAACAGCTTTGTCTAATCTTGAGTACTACAAGACCAGAAAATTTGGGTAATTATgtctcatccttcttctttttggttttagcTAGAATGGTTATAATGGGCCTTTTGATTTGGTGGTGCCTCTGTATATTCAATAGACATTTATGAAAGTCCTGTGAAATTTCAAGGGATAATTGTTTAGTCAGGATGCATTCAATTACATCTTTTTGAGTTTTGTGAAATCTCAGGGGAGAATTGTTTAATCAGGGTGCATTCAATTACATTTTACTGTTTTATGAAATTTAAGGGGAGAATTGTTTAACCTAGATGCATTCACTTACATTTAAATGAGTTTTGTGAAATATTAGGGGAAAATTGTTTAACCAGGATGCATTGAATTACATTTTAATGGGTTTTTTGAAATATAAGGGGAGAAATGTTTGTTTTGTGAAATTTCAGGCATAATTGTTTAACCAGGATGCATTCAATTACATTTTGCTGAGTTTTGTGAAATTTCAGGGCATAATTGTTTATCCAGAATACATTCAATTACATTTTGCTGAGTTTTGTGAAATTTCAGGACATAATTGTTTAACCAGGATGCATCCAGTTacattttaataaattttgtgaaatTTCAGGGGAGAATTGTTTAACCAGGATGCATTCAACTCTTGGGTATTCAGCGGAAATTCTCCTGCTTTAACTGCAACTTTGGAACTTTATCAACAGCTCATAAAATTGGGCTTCAGGGTATTCTTTATCACCGGGAGGGATGAATCCCAGAGAGAAATCACACAGGATAATTTAATCTCACAGGGATTTACAAAGTGGGATGGACTCATATTAAGGTAATTATGATTGATTTTGTTGGTAAATTTATAACTGTACTGTGATGGTGTGTTGAGAAAATGTAGTGTGGTTGTTTAACAGAAGTGAGAGCGATCATGGTGACAGCGCTGTTGTGTTCAAGTCGCGCAAAAGGGAGGAATTGATAAAGAAGGGATATCGAATATGGGGAAATGGAGGAGATCAGTGGAGTGATGTAATAGGGAATTCTGTTGGTGCTCGGGTATTCAAGCTTCCAAATCCCATGTACTTCATTTCTTAATgtcaaatttgaatgaaattgtcCATGTGAATATTAGCTGTGGGAATGGACCCACCCAAACAGGCCCATGAAGGGCTTAGCcatgtaaaaaaaaattgttgcagagGCAACCATTGTTGAGCCTACCCAATTGAGGTGTGCCCTAACTATTGTGGTTTTTTCAATAGATAAGTGAGGGGGCTAAATGAGTCCTGCTCACTTGAAAATCATAGTTCAAtacaatgaaattgaaataaaagcaAACCAATTCAGATCCAAATTTTAAACGAGATCCAGTTAGACATCATTGTTAATTCACTTTTTTTGAGGGAGAAGACTGATGAGGTTCAGCTTCAACATCTATGTTATTTTCTTCATCTGACGAGAAATCTTCCTCAAAAGAATAAAGAGGTCCAACTCTGACATTCCCTGAAACTCTCAAACTTTACAGATTGTTTGCTGACAATATTATTATAGATTAAGAATTTCTTCTCTATTTGATTCTGAGTAATTTAAGGAGCCATTTCCTTCCGTAGCAAGCTCCTCACTATCCTTTCCCTTCTCCTCTGCTTGAGTTTGCTCATTTTTCTAGCAATCTTTAATCATTATTGAGAGAGAGGATTCGAGCATATTTTAATAATTGTAATAGTATTTGCTGATTTAATGTTCAATATTTTTAACAGCATAGCACTAGTAATTGCGAGTTAAACTTTAAAGTTGATAGTGTTGATTATGATTACTTATAATCAaatgaaatgtattccttagaTCTAAAAAGTGATAAACCATGTTATTTGAAGGAACTGCTTCTGGATCAGATTGTGTAGtagtttttgcatcaatgttttggattgaGTGCATTATCATCAGGATGATTGAGTCCTATACTCTCTGATAGTACTCAATCCAAAATGCTGATACAAAAACTGTTACACGATCTGATCCAGAGGCAGCTCCTCCAAATCTCATgaattgtggaaacttgatgtctttaaaatcatgtgatgtcacattGGCACACCAATAAAACATAACTCAATGCACAAATATAGGTCTACCCTTTTTTGGATCTTTTTGGACACCTTAATGCAAAGCATGCCGATCtgacatcatatttgatgatgtgtacCTAAATCCTTAATTATACCCAAAGACCTTGCCAAATAAACTTTTGTAAACAAGTGAGAGTGATTTAAAATTACCTTATATAATTTTGAAAGCCACGAAATTAAGAACTTCAACTACTACATCCTCTCCCCTAACTCCTAAACATCCCCAAATGCCAGTCTTCAAAAAATTTATTCTTCTCCTTACCCTATTCCTCAGAATTATTTAACTTCAAATCAAAATCAGAAACAACATTCTTCTACCACGTAGAACATCCTAAGAGCCTTCTGAATTTCAAACAAGCCACATCTAAATGATCAACCTTTGAAACAGTTCCAAAAACAGAATGCCTAATTTCCATAATCTAAGGCTGTTTCCATAAACCTTTACCAATTTTTGAGACCAATTAAGACCCTGAGGCCTGGATCCATTTCTACTAAAATCTTCGTTGTAGATGTTGGTGAATGCCTGTGTTTTAGGTTATAGATAGATGAACTTAACTACATCATCTCTTATATTTTTCAATGTAGAATGCAGCCAAAAAGGTAGGCAGGGACTCGACATTCTTACCCAGATAGAAGAAAACCTTAAAAAATTGTCATAAGCAGGTTGAACTCTGGAAACCATGACTTCAAGTAAAGTGTTGCCATATCCCAATACCAAGGACCAACGCTAAAATCTTATTTGATCCTACTCAAAATCACACACAATCACAAACAAGTTCATCACTAATACTGCCAAAAAAAGGCTACCAAATCTATGAAACTTATCTGTTCAGATCTAGGATACTGGACCAGAGGGAGTTGAATCTACATTAATAGCACCATTTCCTTCTAATGCACCATCTCAGAAGCTCTAGTCCCTAATAAGTGTTAATATGAGTACAACAAACTATGTTTATTAAAaatattcaatatttttatttttattttatttacaataaaataaatttgattttaattaaataatatattcgaTCAAGTAATAATCCATTTAAATTGTTGAGTTGGGAATGTTATAAATAATTATCGAAAATTCAATGTTAGaaatttgaataaattaattaCATTGATCTTTAATTCTAACGTCCTTTATATaggtataattaaaaaaattagttaTTAATGTGTGATTAATCTATATTTTGATAGTAACGTGTTAAATTAAAAGAGTGATATTATGATTTGACCTAAGAACAATAACTACAAGTTTAGGTTTGAATTTCACAAGATGAAAGCAAAGAAATAAATGTTGTATTGGATTCAAGCATCACTTCATATGCTTTTATTTCATATAGAACAAAAATAAAGTCCTTTTTCACATACTTAATTTTATGACATAAATGAGTAAATCGAGGCTATAAAAAGGCATTGCCTTTCACATCTTATAAATATCCCTTTTCTAGATTTGTTCATTTCCAAAGACACAAAGGCATCCTCATAACATTCAAACTTATCTCAACAAATTAACAATATGTACATTTCACTAATGTTCAAATCATGCTTTTCCGTTTGTCTAAATTCAAGTACAACATATTTTACATCTCTTTTGATAAATATTAGTCATCAAGAACAAAAAGTACATCATACTTATGTCTTTTTTGGTACAATTACACTTTACAAGTCCAATAGAGTAGCATAATACTTCCTAATTAATTTTCA contains:
- the LOC131034208 gene encoding acid phosphatase 1, coding for MNFAGTMLILMGLLLLSGTTKLIMAEESSQATVTAHCLSWRLNVEANNLRHWKVVPEECIEYVGTYMLNGDYERDLAAVIEQAVIYARQFSPGEDDGRDAWVLDVDETALSNLEYYKTRKFGGELFNQDAFNSWVFSGNSPALTATLELYQQLIKLGFRVFFITGRDESQREITQDNLISQGFTKWDGLILRSESDHGDSAVVFKSRKREELIKKGYRIWGNGGDQWSDVIGNSVGARVFKLPNPMYFIS